The Rhizobium sp. WSM4643 genome contains the following window.
GTATCTCGATGCCAAGGGCGATGTCGTGCCACGCGCCAGCCTCGACGGCTATCTCGCCGTCGGCGTGCCGGGCTCCGTGATGGGCTTCGAGACCGCACGCGAGAAATACGGCACCAAACCGCGCGAGGAGCTGATCGCACCGGCGCTCCGCTTCGCCAAGGAGGGCTTCACGCTGGAACAGGGCGATGCCGCAAGCTTTGCCGGCAGCGCCAAGCGCCTCGCCAAGGATGAGGCGGCAGCGAAAATCTTCCTGAAACCGGATGGCAAACCCTATGCATCGGGCGAAAAACTCCAGCAGCCGGACCTTGCTGCAGTCCTGACAGCCATCTCCGAAAAAGGTCCCGACGCCTTCTACAAAGCCGCGCCCGCCGAAGCGATCGTCAAGACGAGCCAAGCCAAGGGCGGCATCCTCGCCAAGGAGGATTTCGAACAATATGCCGTGCGCGAGTTGAAGCCGATCGAGTGCAATTACCGCGGCTACGACATCATCTCCTCGCCGCCGCCTTCTTCCGGCGGCGTCATCATCTGCGAGATCCTCAACGTTCTCGAAGGCTATCCGCTCTCCTATCTCGGCTATAACTCGGCCGAAACGGTGCACATCATGGTCGAGGCGATGCGCTATGCTTATGTCGACCGCAATGCGGCGCTCGGCGATCCCGATTTCGTCGAGAACCCGGTCGAGAAACTGCTCGATAAGAAATATGCCTCGGAAATTGCCGCCAAGATCGATCCCTACAAGGCCGGCACCTCGGCGAATCTGAAACCGCTCGGCGGCAAGGAAAGCACCGAGACGACGCATTATTCGATCATCGACGACGCGGGCAATGCGGTCGCCGTCACCTATACGCTGAACGGCTCCTTCGGCGCCGGCGTGGTGGCACCCGGCACCGGTGTCCTGCTCAACAACGAGATGGACGATTTCACCTCCAAGCCCGGCGTGCCCAACCTCTACGGACTGGTGCAGGGCGAGGCCAATGCCATTGTCCCGAAGAAGACGCCGCTCTCCTCGATGAGCCCGACGATCGTCACCCGGGACGGCAAGCCCTTCATGGTGATCGGCAGCCCCGGCGGCTCGCGCATCATCACCATCACGCTGGAAGCAATCCTCAATGTCGTCGATTTCGGCATGGACATCAGCCAGGCGGTCAACGCCCCGCGTCTCCACCACCAATGGCAGCCCGACAAGGTCTTTCTCGAGCCTTATGCACTTTCGCCGGATACGGAAAAGACCCTCGCCGCGATGGGCTACAGCTTCGATGGCGGCAATGACGCGCCGCAATGGGGCCAGGCCGCCGGCATCCTCGTCGGCGGCAAAAGCCTTGCTGCCATCAAAAAAGGCGGCGGCGCCCGCTACAACGGCGCCATGGACAGCCGCGCAGCGGAAGGTTCGGCAAGCGGCTACTGACGCCTCGGGATCGCCTGATCAAACAGTCGGCAGAAGCGCCGCACGGCTTAAGAAGCAGCGGTGGTACCATTCATGTCACCGTGACAAAGTCGCCGTTCACAATTGGCTTGCCTCGCCCTATGCATGGGCGAACCCGCAAGCAGAAAGATTCCCGAATG
Protein-coding sequences here:
- the ggt gene encoding gamma-glutamyltransferase — protein: MGRLHIWTISIIAALSLSLTSAFAASPAPVEAEHGMVVTAQHLATDVGVEVLKSGGNAVDAAVAVGYALAVVYPTAGNLGGGGFMTIRLKDGTKTFLDFRERAPLAATKTMYLDAKGDVVPRASLDGYLAVGVPGSVMGFETAREKYGTKPREELIAPALRFAKEGFTLEQGDAASFAGSAKRLAKDEAAAKIFLKPDGKPYASGEKLQQPDLAAVLTAISEKGPDAFYKAAPAEAIVKTSQAKGGILAKEDFEQYAVRELKPIECNYRGYDIISSPPPSSGGVIICEILNVLEGYPLSYLGYNSAETVHIMVEAMRYAYVDRNAALGDPDFVENPVEKLLDKKYASEIAAKIDPYKAGTSANLKPLGGKESTETTHYSIIDDAGNAVAVTYTLNGSFGAGVVAPGTGVLLNNEMDDFTSKPGVPNLYGLVQGEANAIVPKKTPLSSMSPTIVTRDGKPFMVIGSPGGSRIITITLEAILNVVDFGMDISQAVNAPRLHHQWQPDKVFLEPYALSPDTEKTLAAMGYSFDGGNDAPQWGQAAGILVGGKSLAAIKKGGGARYNGAMDSRAAEGSASGY